One Maribacter cobaltidurans genomic window carries:
- a CDS encoding NUDIX hydrolase, producing MIVAYLENCLKEVSVDCVIFGFDGSTLKVLLSKWKNIDYWSLPGGRIRKMEALNAAAERILQERVGLKEVFLQQFNVFGEINRCVHYDELETTKLIEKSIGEDLSKISIKNRVLSVGYYALLDINKVKAIPDEYTEECRWMELNEIPFLLFDHNEMINLAIRTLRREVKYQPIGNLLPDKFTLAEIQKLYESVLDKTFDRRNFYKQITKQDFLVKLAEKRTGSANKSPNLYRFDQSKYEQALEAGMGF from the coding sequence ATGATCGTAGCGTATTTGGAAAATTGCCTGAAAGAAGTTTCCGTTGATTGCGTGATTTTTGGCTTCGATGGCTCAACGCTTAAGGTACTTTTATCTAAATGGAAGAATATTGATTATTGGAGCTTGCCCGGTGGAAGAATCAGGAAAATGGAAGCATTGAATGCTGCGGCCGAAAGAATACTGCAGGAGAGAGTAGGTCTTAAAGAAGTCTTTCTACAACAATTTAATGTATTTGGAGAAATCAACCGATGTGTACACTACGATGAATTGGAAACGACAAAACTAATTGAAAAATCCATAGGGGAGGATTTGTCCAAGATTTCGATAAAGAATAGAGTGTTGTCCGTTGGATATTATGCCCTGTTGGATATTAACAAAGTTAAGGCAATCCCGGATGAATATACGGAAGAGTGTCGTTGGATGGAATTGAACGAAATTCCATTTTTGTTGTTCGATCATAATGAAATGATAAACCTGGCCATAAGAACATTACGAAGGGAAGTAAAATATCAACCGATTGGCAATCTTTTGCCCGACAAATTTACCTTGGCTGAAATTCAAAAATTGTACGAGTCTGTTTTAGATAAGACGTTTGACAGGCGAAACTTTTATAAACAAATAACCAAGCAGGATTTTCTGGTCAAACTTGCCGAAAAAAGAACCGGATCGGCAAACAAATCTCCCAATCTATATCGTTTTGACCAATCGAAATACGAACAGGCACTGGAGGCCGGAATGGGGTTTTAG
- a CDS encoding YceI family protein produces MEKANKWVIDPTHSEVSFKVKHMMISTVTGHFEKFDATIDAENDEFENASLSVEISIDSINTKNKDRDGHLMSDDFFKAEEFPKMTFTSKSFNKDKIIGDLTIRDVTKEVELDVDFNGIAVDPYGQTKAGFEIRGSINRKDFNLTWSAVTEAGNVVVSDQVKMVIDAQFIKQ; encoded by the coding sequence ATGGAAAAAGCAAATAAATGGGTCATTGATCCAACGCATTCTGAAGTAAGCTTTAAAGTAAAGCATATGATGATTTCAACGGTTACCGGACATTTTGAAAAATTTGATGCCACTATCGATGCAGAGAATGACGAATTTGAAAACGCTTCGTTATCAGTAGAAATCAGTATCGATTCAATCAATACTAAAAACAAGGACAGGGATGGTCACCTTATGTCCGATGATTTCTTTAAAGCAGAAGAATTTCCTAAAATGACTTTTACCTCCAAGTCGTTCAACAAGGATAAGATCATCGGTGATTTGACCATACGTGATGTAACAAAGGAAGTTGAACTGGATGTTGATTTTAATGGTATTGCCGTAGATCCTTATGGTCAGACCAAAGCTGGTTTTGAAATTAGGGGAAGTATCAACAGAAAGGATTTTAACCTAACCTGGAGTGCTGTAACGGAAGCAGGAAATGTGGTAGTATCAGATCAAGTAAAAATGGTCATTGACGCACAGTTTATTAAGCAATAG